The nucleotide sequence TTGTGAGAGATCCTTGCTGCAGATATGGAAAAGCTTTTCCGTTCGGCTGGTTTTGGCGCGAACATACTACGAATCCGAGCGCATCATCTTCAAACACTTTGTGGTCGACATATTGCGCAGTAAACGCCTCATTCGTTCGTACTGCCCCTCTATGTGCTAGACCCACGTCCTGACCATAGATAATATCTGCTTTAACGTCAGATCCGTTTAGCTCCACAATCCAAAACCAAATGCCACTTTCACTTAGCGTAAACGTGACTTTATAAGAAACGTCTTGATACGTGCCTTCCCAAAACACTGAGCTGTTATTATGAGAAACCGTGCTTTCTGATTTTGAACCTAAAAGAGGAACCGCTTGAATACCATCCTCTTTAAATAGGCGTAAATATAGATTGTTTAATGACCCATCGATCGGGTTACTCATCCATTGATTGATCATCGTATCGTTATATGAAGCCTCGAAAACATCACCACTGCTTAAAAACGTAAATGTATAGTCACCAGCTTTAATATCAAAGTTACCTTTTGTTATCGTTGTCATTGTTTACCCCTCAATTCTGTATCGTAAGTTTGAATGCTGCAGTTTTCACGTCACGGCTGTTGCCATAGCATCTGTTACCGACGCAAGCTTCTCGTTGCATATCCTCCCAAGAAGTTTCTCAACCTTGTTAAAAGAAATAACATTTTATCGAAACGTTTCAATCAAATCCAAGGCGATTATAAGGTGTATTTTACAATGTGTCAATTTTACTTGATTCTCTCTATATAAAAAGAAAACCCAATAAAACCCTTTGTTTTCAACAAATAATGGAAGCCTATAACTTTTTTGCAATTCCATGTTGAAAACGATTACAACTTGAATTATAATGTGCTTATCGAAACGTTTCAACAATAATTTCAAAGAAAATTCGGGAATATTAAAAATGGAATTGCTTATAAAAGCAAATCATAGGGGGAACTCACATGAAAAAACGTTGGTTTAAAAAATCGATGGTAACGTCAATGGTTGGTGCTCTAGTCCTTTCGGGAGTACTGGCAGGATGCTCTTCAGGTTCTGGCGAAGACGGCAAGACAACGATTACGGTTTGGGGTATGGGAGAAGAAGCAAAATCACTTCCTAAAATCGCAGAGGAGTTCGAAAAAGAAAATCCAAAGATTGATGTTAAAGTACAAGCACTTCCTTGGGATCAAGCGCATGACAAACTATTAACAGCAGTTGCTTCTAAAAAAGGTCCTGATGTTCTTCAAATGGGAACAACATGGATTCCGGAATTCGCAGCAGCTGGCGCATTAAAAGACTTAACACCTCATGTAAAAGATTACCCGGAACTTGATCCAAAGCATTTCTTTGAAGGTTCTGTTGAAACGACTAAGTTTGAAGACAAAATGGTTGGCGTACCGTGGTACGTTGACACACGTTTATTATACTACCGCACAGATCTGCTTGAAAAAGCAGGCTATAAAGAAGCTCCCAAGACTTGGGACGAGCTGAAAGAAGCGGCTGACAAATTGGCTGACCGCGGCAAAGGTAAATATGGTATCTCGATTGACGCTAAAGAACAAAGTCTATCCTTTATGTTCGCTCGCCAAAATGGTGCTGAACTATTAGGACCAAATAACGAGCCGAACTTTAACGATCCTAAGTTTGTTGAAGCAGTAGAATACCTAAACAGCTTCTACGAAAGCGGAGCTGCACCTAAGGAAGAACTAGGAATGGATATCATTCAAGGTTTCCGTGGAGAAGGAATTCTTCCAATGTTCATCAGTGGCCCTTGGATGATCAAGCTGATCAACGACCAAGCACCTGATTTAGAAGGCAAATGGGCAACGGCTGTACTTCCAGCAAAAGAAAACAACATCTCAGCGCTTGGCGGATCGAACCTTTCTGTATTCGAGCACACTAAGCATGAAAAAGAAGCATTGAAGTTTGCAGCGTACATGAGTAAACCTGAAACACAGTTAAAGTGGATGGAAATGACGAACTCCCTCCCTGCAACACAAAAAGCTTGGGAAGATGAGTCACTTACTGGTAACGAATATTACAAAGCTTTCGGTGAACAAATGAAATCTTCACAGCCAATGCCAGTTATTAAGCAATGGGAAGAAATCGCTCAAACGTATTTAAAGAGCTTTGAGAAAATCTACCGCGGCGGAGCAGATGTTCAAAAAGAATTGGACAATTTCGATAAAAAAGCTGAAGAGATTTTAAAGAAATAACATCTGGTTGACGAAGGTTTAACGAGCAGTTCATCCTGCTCGTTACCTTTTTATTGTCAATTGGGTAATGTTGAAGGATGTGAAAAACATGAAAAGCTATTCAAAAACAACTCCTTACCTCTTCATTGGACCAGCTCTTGCTTTATTGGCGTTATTTTCTCTTTTCCCCATTGTTCTTGCATTGGTGATTAGTTTTACTGATATTGATCTAGCTGGACTGGCAGACTATTCAAATATTAGCTTTATTGGCATCGAGAACTATATAAATATCTTTCAAGATCCTATTTTCTTAAAATCAATTGGGAATACCATCTTTTATGTCGTGTTTGGTGTTCCGCTAGTTATCGCATGTTCACTTGGTATCGCACTTTTAATTAACTTTGGTACAGCTCGCATCTTTAAGGCTTTTCGACTTGTATTTTATATGCCTTCCATTACGAACGTTGTTGCGGTAGCTGTCGTGTGGACATACCTCTATAACCCGCAGTTCGGTTTGTTTAATTATCTGTTAGGCTTAGTTGGCATTCCTGCTATCCCTTGGCTGCAGGATCCAACAATTGCAAAAGGTTCTCTGATCGCATTAGCCGTTTGGCGTGCAATCGGTGTGAACATGATTATTTTCTTAGCTGCGCTGCAAGGTATACCGAAAACGTATTATGAAGCAGCTCAGCTCGATGGAGCAAATAACTGGAAACAGCTAACGAAGATTACGATCCCACTTCTTCGTTACGCGATTTTCTTCGTATCGATCACAACGATGATCGGATGGGTTCAGTTCTTCGAGGAACCATTTGTTATGACAAACGGCGGACCGCTGGATAGTACGACATCTGTTGCATTATTTATCTACAGAAACGGATTCCAGTTAAGCAACTTCGGTTATGCAGCTGCAGGATCGTTCGTTCTGTTTGTTACCATTATTATCATTACGATGATTCAGTTCCGATTGCAAAAGAAAGATACCGACATTTAAGACGTGAGGTGAGAACATGAAAACAAAAGCATCTGATGCAAAAAAAGCATACAGAATTCAGCAGTGGATCGCAGGAATCATATTAACGCTTGGTGGACTGTTAGTTGCCATCCCGTTTATCTGGATGATTCTTTCTGCGTTCAAACCTGAAAGTGAAGTACTTCAGCTCACTCCAACACTGTGGCCTGAAACCTTTACAGCGGATAACTTCATCTATCTGTTTGAAAACATGAACTTTGCTGTTTATTTGCGCAATACGATCATCATTGTCCTCTGTTCTTTCGTCGGCCTGTTCTTTAATGCGATGGCTGGATATGCGTTCGCTAAGTACAAGTTTAAGGGCAGAGAGAAACTTTTCTATCTCGTACTTGCGACTATGATGATTCCTGGACAAGTAACAATGATACCCGTGTACTTAATTCTGAACCAGATGGGGTTAACGAACACAATGGCGGGGATTGTGCTGCCTGGTTTAGTTGGTGCATTCAGCATCTTCTTATTCCGACAGTTTATGTCCACGATCCCAGATGAACTGCTTGAAGCGGCTCGGCTTGACGGCGCTAGCGAGTTCCGCGTTTTTATGCAGCTAGTCCTGCCGATCTCAAAACCGATCATGGCCGTTCAAGGAATATTAACTTTTATTGCTGGTTGGAACAGTTTCTTATGGCCATTGATTATCGCAAATGATGAGAGTTTATATACGTTATCTGTTGGTTTATCCCTATTGAAAGGGCAATACGGAGGAAACTTCGCACTGCAGATGGCTGGTTCTACCTTCATGGTCGTACCGATTGTGATTATCTTTATCATCTTCCAAAAGCACATTATCGAAGGCTATACAATTTCAGGAATGAAGTAAAAAAAGAGGAGCAGACCTATACTCTAGGTCTGCTTCTTTTTTTAGAATGCTCGTTAGGGAATGTGGATTTTTGTCGAAAAGCCTATAAAAAGATTTGAGGGACTATAATTTTTTTTGAAGGACTATAAATTTTTTTAAAGGCCTATAAATATTTCTGAGGGCCTATAAAAGTTAAACTAGGGCCCATAAAAACAAAATGCGGACATTATAAAGCTCCTTGAAGCACTTTTTCCCTTGCAACCGTCTGAAAAGCTTTAAAAAACGAATCGCAAAACGCATCCCATTCCTCTGCAGCCTGTATAGATTCCTCACTCACTTCCCCGCATACAGGTCTTTGCAATAGATCGGTCAATTGATCCGAAAACTTGCTGATTGTTTCATCTGTAGCACCTTGGAGAACATTTCTAACAAATTCAGCAGGCGGATACCAATCTGTTACTCGCTCGATGTCACGGTAAATTTGAGTTAACAAAAGATTGCGTGGTCCTTCCCATTGCTCGTTAACGACAACATCACGAAAAATGCGAGGCAGTGATGAGAACTCCTCCATCACCCCGTGACCGCCGAACACAGAAATAGCATCACGTAATATGTCTGCACCCTCATTGGTTACACAAATCTTTTGCAGCAAAATAAGCTCTCTTAAGTTAAAAAGCTTTTTACGAAGCTCTTCAGGCTGATCCTTTGGAATACCTGCATTCAGCGGTTGATGTAAACTGAGGAAAATGTCGTATATTTTAAACGCTCCTGCCGTTGTGCGTTCGGCTGCATTCTCTAATCTTAGTAATGTTCTTGCCGAAAGCGGATAGTCTTTAACCTTCTTACCAAAAACCGTTCGGAAATCACCGTAAAGTTTCGCTTCTCTAGCTGCTCGCAGCATAAAACCCGCACAAGCAATACCGATCTCTAGCCTTGATAATGTCAGCACAATACCCGCTGCAACGGCAACACCTTTCCCGGCAGGTCCTACAGGATACGCGAGTGCGCCATCATACTGAATTTCACCTGTTGGAAGTTCTGCTGTTCCCATCTTCCATTTAATTCTGTTGATTTGATAGCTGTTTCTTTTTTCCTTTACTTTGTTACCAGGCAGCCATGACGGAACAATGAATGTAGATACCTTATCTGATCCTGTGATTTTCGCTGTTACGACCGAATAATCAGCATGCGCAACAGAACAGAAGAACTTGTTTCCATACAAACGGTAGTTCTTTTCGTCAGGAACAGCTTCAAGAACATTCGCCGGAAGGTCTGATCCGCCTTGGATTTCTGACATGAATTGTGCACCAATCGCAAAATCCCCGTCTATCCCTTCTTTTGTATGTTGTAAAATTTGCTGGAGTTCAGGGTGATCTCCATTTGGATATTGCTCGAGCAGTGCGATCAATCCAATCGTGCATGTTAACGGGCAAGCAACTCCCGCCTCACCTAATTGGTGAAT is from Fictibacillus sp. b24 and encodes:
- a CDS encoding sugar ABC transporter substrate-binding protein; protein product: MKKRWFKKSMVTSMVGALVLSGVLAGCSSGSGEDGKTTITVWGMGEEAKSLPKIAEEFEKENPKIDVKVQALPWDQAHDKLLTAVASKKGPDVLQMGTTWIPEFAAAGALKDLTPHVKDYPELDPKHFFEGSVETTKFEDKMVGVPWYVDTRLLYYRTDLLEKAGYKEAPKTWDELKEAADKLADRGKGKYGISIDAKEQSLSFMFARQNGAELLGPNNEPNFNDPKFVEAVEYLNSFYESGAAPKEELGMDIIQGFRGEGILPMFISGPWMIKLINDQAPDLEGKWATAVLPAKENNISALGGSNLSVFEHTKHEKEALKFAAYMSKPETQLKWMEMTNSLPATQKAWEDESLTGNEYYKAFGEQMKSSQPMPVIKQWEEIAQTYLKSFEKIYRGGADVQKELDNFDKKAEEILKK
- a CDS encoding carbohydrate ABC transporter permease, coding for MKSYSKTTPYLFIGPALALLALFSLFPIVLALVISFTDIDLAGLADYSNISFIGIENYINIFQDPIFLKSIGNTIFYVVFGVPLVIACSLGIALLINFGTARIFKAFRLVFYMPSITNVVAVAVVWTYLYNPQFGLFNYLLGLVGIPAIPWLQDPTIAKGSLIALAVWRAIGVNMIIFLAALQGIPKTYYEAAQLDGANNWKQLTKITIPLLRYAIFFVSITTMIGWVQFFEEPFVMTNGGPLDSTTSVALFIYRNGFQLSNFGYAAAGSFVLFVTIIIITMIQFRLQKKDTDI
- a CDS encoding carbohydrate ABC transporter permease, whose amino-acid sequence is MKTKASDAKKAYRIQQWIAGIILTLGGLLVAIPFIWMILSAFKPESEVLQLTPTLWPETFTADNFIYLFENMNFAVYLRNTIIIVLCSFVGLFFNAMAGYAFAKYKFKGREKLFYLVLATMMIPGQVTMIPVYLILNQMGLTNTMAGIVLPGLVGAFSIFLFRQFMSTIPDELLEAARLDGASEFRVFMQLVLPISKPIMAVQGILTFIAGWNSFLWPLIIANDESLYTLSVGLSLLKGQYGGNFALQMAGSTFMVVPIVIIFIIFQKHIIEGYTISGMK
- a CDS encoding acyl-CoA dehydrogenase family protein, whose product is MNIASQDHVVKGKNPYTFDAFLLKRDNLDWYRDEHFLQKAVKRFTGTNFDYIHNAILSFSPVVSSKWNNLAEQNARPEVRPYMLHYDAFNNRIDRIVRPQEMHLLEKEVFGEGLFSNKMAPWESFVKRMLIHQLGEAGVACPLTCTIGLIALLEQYPNGDHPELQQILQHTKEGIDGDFAIGAQFMSEIQGGSDLPANVLEAVPDEKNYRLYGNKFFCSVAHADYSVVTAKITGSDKVSTFIVPSWLPGNKVKEKRNSYQINRIKWKMGTAELPTGEIQYDGALAYPVGPAGKGVAVAAGIVLTLSRLEIGIACAGFMLRAAREAKLYGDFRTVFGKKVKDYPLSARTLLRLENAAERTTAGAFKIYDIFLSLHQPLNAGIPKDQPEELRKKLFNLRELILLQKICVTNEGADILRDAISVFGGHGVMEEFSSLPRIFRDVVVNEQWEGPRNLLLTQIYRDIERVTDWYPPAEFVRNVLQGATDETISKFSDQLTDLLQRPVCGEVSEESIQAAEEWDAFCDSFFKAFQTVAREKVLQGAL